One Streptococcus sp. zg-86 DNA window includes the following coding sequences:
- a CDS encoding alpha/beta hydrolase — MALMSITYYSQVMDLDLSVQILYPDKGRVENPDDTDIPVLYLLHGMGGRDTTWLRLTALERLVRKTNLIVVMPDTHNGWYVNTQYGYPYFDALAVELPAVLQRFFPNMTDKRAKTFIAGLSMGGYGALRLALETNRFSYAASLSGALSFKDFDPRKESLGNAAYWTGTFGEIADWESPDNPHSLVNLAKTADKDTKLYIWCGEEDFLIGANDFAAQSFKDLGYDVDYQTAPGKHEWYYWDKQLEVILAWLPIDFQLEERLS, encoded by the coding sequence ATGGCTTTAATGAGCATTACCTATTATTCGCAAGTAATGGATTTGGATTTGTCGGTGCAAATCTTGTACCCAGACAAGGGACGGGTGGAAAATCCCGATGATACCGATATTCCTGTCCTCTATCTCCTGCATGGAATGGGTGGTAGGGATACGACTTGGCTACGCTTAACCGCCTTGGAGCGCTTGGTGAGAAAAACCAATCTCATCGTTGTCATGCCCGATACCCATAATGGTTGGTATGTCAATACCCAGTATGGCTACCCCTATTTTGACGCCTTAGCCGTAGAATTACCAGCTGTTTTGCAACGCTTTTTCCCAAATATGACTGATAAACGTGCAAAAACCTTTATTGCAGGTCTGTCGATGGGAGGGTATGGTGCCTTGCGTTTAGCCTTAGAAACTAATCGCTTTTCATATGCGGCCAGTTTGTCAGGTGCCCTGAGCTTTAAAGATTTTGATCCGAGAAAAGAAAGTTTAGGAAATGCTGCTTATTGGACAGGGACCTTTGGGGAAATTGCAGACTGGGAAAGCCCAGATAATCCCCATTCCTTGGTGAATCTTGCTAAAACAGCTGACAAAGATACTAAGTTGTATATCTGGTGCGGTGAAGAGGATTTTCTTATCGGTGCAAATGATTTTGCAGCGCAATCCTTTAAAGACTTAGGTTATGATGTGGATTATCAAACAGCACCGGGTAAGCATGAATGGTACTATTGGGACAAGCAGCTTGAGGTTATTCTAGCTTGGCTACCGATTGATTTTCAATTGGAAGAACGCTTGAGTTAG
- a CDS encoding ABC-F family ATP-binding cassette domain-containing protein produces the protein MIILQANKIERSFAGEVLFENINLQVDERDRIALVGKNGAGKSTLLKILVGEEAPTSGDINRKKDLSLSYLAQNSRFESENTVYDEMLQVFAELRQTEKRLRDMELQMGELTGQALEQLIQTYDSLSEEFRVAGGFTYEADIRALLNGFKFDESMWQMKISALSGGQNTRLALAKMLLEKPELLVLDEPTNHLDIETIAWLENYLVHYKGALLIVSHDRYFLDKVATITLDLTATSLDRYVGNYSTFVELKEQKLLTEWQNYEKQQKEIAKLEDFVQKNIVRASTTKRAQARRKQLEKMERLDKPTLQQKSAHMAFHSEKTSGNIVLTVEQAAVGYQHEILSEPISIDQRKLDAIAIVGPNGIGKTTLLKSIIGQIPFVKGEAKFGANVEVGYYDQTQSALTPSNSVLEELWSAFPTRPEVDIRNRLGAFLFSGDDVKKSISMLSGGEKARVLLAKLSMENNNFLILDEPTNHLDIDSKEVLEDALIQYDGTLLFVSHDRYFINRVATKVLELSETGSTLYLGDYDYYLEKKAEQLANAEQAVEVDSTASSSGATDYQAQKESQKEQRKIARRLEQIETEMEELEGRSTQLQATMLETNDIGELTDFQKEIEALALQQDQLMQEWADLAEKSEQLLSS, from the coding sequence ATGATTATTTTACAAGCGAATAAAATTGAGCGCTCTTTTGCAGGGGAGGTGCTCTTTGAAAATATTAACTTGCAGGTGGATGAACGGGATCGGATCGCCCTTGTGGGGAAAAACGGTGCTGGGAAATCGACCTTACTGAAAATTTTAGTTGGCGAAGAAGCACCAACCAGTGGGGACATCAATCGCAAGAAAGATTTGTCCCTGTCCTATTTAGCGCAAAATAGTCGCTTTGAATCAGAAAACACGGTCTATGATGAAATGTTGCAGGTATTTGCTGAACTGCGTCAGACTGAAAAACGCCTAAGAGATATGGAATTGCAGATGGGTGAATTGACAGGACAAGCCCTTGAGCAGTTGATTCAGACCTATGATAGTTTATCAGAAGAATTTCGAGTGGCAGGAGGCTTTACCTACGAGGCAGATATTCGTGCACTATTAAATGGCTTTAAGTTTGACGAGTCCATGTGGCAGATGAAGATTTCAGCCCTATCAGGTGGACAAAATACCCGTCTAGCCTTGGCGAAAATGCTACTTGAAAAGCCAGAATTGCTAGTCCTTGATGAGCCAACCAACCATTTGGATATTGAAACGATTGCTTGGCTGGAAAACTATCTCGTGCATTACAAGGGGGCGCTACTGATTGTCAGCCATGACCGTTATTTTCTCGATAAGGTTGCTACGATTACGCTCGATTTGACCGCGACATCGCTGGATCGGTATGTGGGGAATTATTCTACTTTTGTGGAGTTAAAAGAGCAAAAATTACTGACAGAATGGCAAAATTATGAAAAGCAGCAAAAAGAAATTGCTAAATTAGAAGATTTCGTTCAAAAGAACATAGTTCGTGCTTCTACGACCAAGCGAGCCCAAGCAAGGCGCAAACAATTAGAAAAAATGGAGCGCTTGGACAAACCAACCTTGCAGCAAAAATCTGCTCATATGGCCTTTCATTCAGAAAAGACCTCTGGGAATATTGTCTTAACAGTAGAGCAAGCAGCAGTAGGTTACCAACATGAGATTTTATCTGAGCCGATTAGCATTGATCAACGCAAGTTAGATGCCATTGCCATTGTCGGTCCAAATGGGATTGGGAAGACAACCCTACTAAAATCTATTATTGGCCAGATTCCCTTTGTCAAAGGAGAGGCAAAGTTTGGAGCCAATGTAGAAGTAGGCTACTATGATCAAACCCAGTCAGCCTTGACACCTTCCAACTCTGTACTGGAAGAATTGTGGTCAGCCTTTCCGACACGACCTGAGGTGGACATTCGCAATCGACTTGGTGCCTTTCTCTTCTCAGGAGATGATGTGAAAAAGTCCATTTCTATGCTATCAGGCGGTGAAAAGGCACGTGTTCTCCTTGCTAAATTGTCCATGGAAAATAATAATTTTTTGATTTTAGATGAGCCGACCAACCACTTGGATATTGATAGTAAAGAAGTTTTGGAAGATGCTTTGATTCAGTATGACGGTACTCTTCTCTTTGTCAGCCATGACCGCTACTTTATCAATCGAGTTGCGACAAAGGTATTAGAGCTATCAGAAACCGGAAGTACCCTTTATCTGGGTGATTATGATTATTATTTGGAGAAAAAAGCAGAGCAACTAGCAAATGCGGAACAGGCAGTAGAAGTCGACAGTACAGCTAGTTCGAGCGGAGCAACCGACTACCAAGCTCAGAAAGAAAGCCAAAAAGAGCAGCGTAAAATCGCCCGTAGGCTTGAGCAAATCGAAACAGAGATGGAGGAATTGGAAGGGCGTTCAACCCAACTCCAAGCTACTATGTTAGAGACCAATGATATTGGAGAATTAACAGATTTTCAAAAGGAAATCGAAGCCCTAGCCCTTCAGCAGGACCAATTAATGCAGGAATGGGCAGACTTGGCTGAAAAGAGTGAACAGCTCTTATCCTCTTAA